One Clupea harengus chromosome 12, Ch_v2.0.2, whole genome shotgun sequence DNA segment encodes these proteins:
- the zgc:103482 gene encoding intracellular hyaluronan-binding protein 4 translates to MKELVQEEAPDSGYGCCVANRFGQLFDDESDPYDILHQVQVEKPKPRKKDDSKKGVGKAVKKGSQRDRMVVLPVAGDGEQGSNVSVKTLPAQRRPEKGERRINFADRRLNENESDLGFSVERPVELGERSARGRGGGGGGGGGRGRGGRGAGAGYPRSTDGFDPRGKREFERHSGSDRTSVRPEEKRGGSGPRNWGSMRDQMSAVDEPPIEDMGRGEEVPEAVEGNAGNCPPEGEEVVEVAVEMSLDEWKNLQKQSRPKNEFNIRKAETAVPTKATVIHKSKLLEENSEITEQLVDEEGCVIRRPANDITFKMEINFGSLARPSRGGRGGRGGRGGRGGSGASGGSNEGHPQTSPNKSMEAVPNPDDPEDFPALG, encoded by the exons ATGAAGGAACTAGTTCAGGAGGAAGCACCCGACAGTGGGTATGGATGCTGTGTTGCGAATCGTTTTGGTCAACTTTTCGATGACGAATCAGACCCGTATGACATCCTTCACCAAGTGCAGGTGGAGAAGCCAAAGCCCAGGAAGAAAGATGATTCTAAGAAAGGGGTTGGGAAAGCGGTTAAGAAGGGGTCTCAAAGAGATCGTATGGTCGTTCTCCCAGTCGCCGGTGATGGAGAACAGGGCTCTAACGTTAGTGTGAAAACTTTACCAG CCCAGAGACGCCCGGAGAAGGGCGAGAGACGAATCAACTTCGCAGACAGGAGGTTGAATGAAAACGAGTCTGATCTTGGCTTCTCTGTGGAGAG ACCTGTTGAACTGGGAGAGAGGAGTGCAAGAGGacgcggaggaggaggaggaggaggaggaggaaggggccGTGGGGGAAGAGGAGCAGGTGCTGGTTATCCCCGGTCCACTGATGGCTTTGACCCTAGGGGCAAGAGGGAGTTTGAACGCCACAGTGGCAGTGATCGAAC GAGTGTCAGACcagaggagaaaaggggaggCAGCGGCCCTCGTAACTGGGGGTCCATGAGGGATCAGATGAG TGCCGTGGATGAACCACCCATTGAGGACATGGGACGTGGAGAGGAGGTTCCGGAGGCAGTTGAGGGCAATGCAGGAAACTG CCCACCAGAGGGTGAGGAGGTGGTTGAGGTAGCTGTTGAGATGTCCTTGGATGAGTGGAAGAACCTGCAGAAACAAAGTCGCCCCAAGAACGAGTTCAACATTCGCAAAGCTGAGACTGCTGTACCCACCAAGGCAACCGTCATCCATAAGTCCAAATTGCTGGAG GAGAACAGTGAGATAACTGAGCAGCTGGTGGACGAGGAGGGCTGTGTCATCCGTCGTCCTGCCAACGACATCACCTTTAAGATGGAGATCAACTTTGGCAGCCTGGCTCGACCCTCACGTGGGGGGCGAGGTGGACGTGGAGGGCGCGGTGGCCGTGGGGGCTCCGGGGCTTCCGGGGGCTCCAATGAAGGACATCCCCAAACCTCCCCCAACAAGTCCATGGAGGCG GTACCAAACCCAGATGACCCTGAAGATTTCCCTGCTCTAGGCTGA